Below is a genomic region from Castanea sativa cultivar Marrone di Chiusa Pesio chromosome 2, ASM4071231v1.
CATGTATCTATacatgtgcactgtagcaattaagctaaaaattttagctatacctccactgctgcaaggaaattttttgtgttttggtggagctaaaatagctatatagctatttagctccactgccgCAAGTGGTCTAGACCATGCAATCGGCCGAGCCCTTCCTGCAATAGCCATGCATCACCTTCAGGCTTCATCCCATCCCTTCCTACTCCAATGGTCACAATCTATGAATACCTCGCCAAGATCGTGAAGTCAAATATCAAATACAACTTGACAGCTTGGAATCGTAATACTCAAGTATAGTTCACCATTTTTTATTGGGGACGATATTTTCACATATGGTTGGTATGCCACCTACGAAGAACATGACGGAGAACCAAGGAATTTTTTTGGCGTTAAGGGTAGAGAAAACACAATATTTCTCATGTTTGGAATGGGTGGTCTTGGGTCTTGGGAAACAAAGAAGTAGACAATTTGATTGAAACTAATTCACAACCATTAAGAGATTAAATACACTACATTACCTTGATACTTTAATCCACATTATTATGAAATTAggaattcatttttttctatcAATTATTATACTTGTCGTGCTTACTTAGTATAAGATATGTTAATCATCTTcgaatatatacacacacacatttttttaaacagtTTGAAAATTGGTCATGTTGTGCTGATGTTCTTAATAAAACAAGTAATGCTATGGCTGAGAGATtttgatataattattaaataggtTGATTTAGATTAACCTATGTAATAGAATACTTCTAtatcattatcaaaaaaaaaaaaaaagaatacttcTATATCAACACAACATAAACAAGACCCACCAAGATAAAGTACCACCCCTACCAATGATTTGGGTTCAGAATAGGTTCGATCTATATTGATGTATGGGTGTGTGGTTGCTATTGGTTAATGGAGATTCGCAAGTTTACACTAGACGGTTGAGGGAGAGTGAATTGAGATggtaagaagaaagagaaaacaaaaagaaataatactTTTACTAaagattaatataaaataaaatgaatattttttaaaacaaaaatatttttttaagtgagaGAAATTTAATTCACCCTTTATCTCAAATTCTTTTGgtcttttgttaaaaaaaaagtgatgaatttttcttcaaaaaattttatggcTAATCTTATATAGTTGGCTAAGTGGTTACTAAGATCCTATAATATTCATAATACCTCTTACTAACATTTTGAGGCCACTTCCAaaggatttttcaaaataataactGGTGTTTGTGGGACGGACTGCATTTATTCAAGAGAATAATCCGATATTAGAAGAAGCTTAGATAGaaacctttgtttttttttttaaattaaaaaagaaatattatggGTCTTCTAACTAtaacttcaaaaaatataaaaagaaaattaaattaaaaaatcctACGTGTCAGTACTCAATAGCAGTAAATTGAAACATCAGGGGATGCGCTTAAAATTCAGCCAAAGCGAAAGGGTCTTTTTGCATATTTGACTTTTATATGCACGTAAGATCAAAGATTATAAAATCCCCAAAAAAGGATAGTAACGGTAACTTTACCCCCCAACGGTCTCTAAATTCAAATTCGAGACAGCATTCTCATTCTCATTTCTCAAACCAAACCCACagcaaaaattagaagaaacCCGAAAATTTCAAACGCTTCAAACTCAACTTTCTtgcttcaaagaaaaaaaaaaagcaaagctATATTTCCATCACCGTATCCTTTTTCTTTGTCACCAAACACCTAAAGCAAAAAGCCCTAATTTCCATGGAAGAGATTCAATTCAAGACTTGTCAAGACTCAGAAACCCTAGTTCCAGATTCCTCTGTCTGCGATTCGGAAAAAGAAGAACGCTTGAATCAAGAAAAGGAAGGTTCTGGCGGCGATGAGTCTTTCGTGGATTCGATGCTTTGCGACTCCGGTTCAAGACTAATCGCTACCGGTTTTACCAGATCCAACTTCACTGGTTAGTGTTCATTAACTAAGCCCAAGATTTTTCTCATATGGAATTTAGTCTTTCTTTGCTTTGCTTATGGAAATGAAAAGAATTCACATTCtgggtctttctttttttcgttATTTAGGATGTGAGAGCCAAGAAAATGAGCGTGATAATAAAATTCTTTGGATgaatgcattttattttattttattttttctattatatttctCAGGAACCAAACATAGGGTTAGAGGGCTTAGGGTTTTTATTGATATGGGTCTATATGTTATGTGGGATTTGTTATGTAATTTAATGGAAAACCCTAGAATTTCCAATTCACACTAGAAATTTTATcagtttataatatttttttgttaatataataCACTCGATTTGGATTTCATGGTTTATACTGAAATTagattttagggtttttcttAATGATTGTGCTTACTTTGTCAATtattaattagtaaattttCTCAGAAATACTTAACGAAGGCTAAAACTTTTGAGCTTTCTTAGTGGatggtccttttttttttggttggggtgGTGGGGATTTTGGCAAATTATAGTATTTATAAACTATTACATTGTCTTCTTGAACCAGAGGAATGTGTGATGTTTGTAAATGCTGGAAGTGAGGCTCCAAATGAGGTAGATTCAAGTATGAAAATTTTGGGTGATACGTATTATGATGGAGGGCATGGTTTAAGGACCAATGAGCCAATAACCGAGGCTGGAGATTGTCCATTCATCTATCAGTCTGCACGATTGGGAAACTTTTGTTATCGGTTCACTGATCTTCCTCCTGGAGACTATTTTATTGACCTTCATTTTGCGGAGATCATAAACACAAATGGACCTAAAGGAATGAGGGTATTCAATGTATACATCCAGGAAGAGAAGGCAAGTCATTTTAAGCAAAGGTTTAAGTGCATATACAGTCATTATTAGTATTAAAACTGATTATTGTACTATTCTTGGTGTTCTTGTTGTTGGTGAATATGGCAGGTCCTATCAGACTTTGATATTTTCTCTGTAGTTGGAGCCAATAAGCCATTGCAGCTGGTTAATTTGAGGGTCTTGATGAAGGAGGATGGAGTCATTGTGATAAGATTTGAAGGGGTCAATGGAAGTCCAGTAGTTAGTGGAATTTGTATTAGGAAAGCACCAAAATTGTCAGGTAGTTTTATTTGCATatcttttgtttgctttgttATCTTGTGGAACATCACTGTAAtttatgaacaattttttatcatgttttaatatactacttatgatttgagTACAGTTCCCCGGGTGACGCATGAATATCTTACATGTAACAACTGTGCTGCTGAGATAGAAGTTCCTTCAGCTCAGGTTATATACCACTTACGTGAACAGTTAAAGAGTAAAGCTTCTTAAATGTTGCTTACATGGTCTATGAATTTGGGTTTTGTAGAAGAAAGTCATGCAAGCGAAGTCCACCATAAAATATGAGAAGAAGATAGAGGAACTCACTGAGCAGTGCCAGCGAAAGACAAAAGAATGCTATGAGGCTTGGATGTCGCTGACTACGGCAAATGAACAGCTAGACCAGGTCAGGATGGAACTCGACAACGTGACATTTAAGACACTAACTCTAGGTAAGTCTGATGTTTAGTATTCTTTGAATTTATAATAGAAGGACTCATTTAGCAATGCTCTTGAACtttgtttaaaataatgataCGTTTGATGATTCAACTGTCAATCTACTTTGGAACTAAAGCTTACTTATCaggaacaaaaaaatttgtttcacaTTCTAGACAGAACTCAACTGAATAAaggttaattaattatccattacatgaaaataataaatggatGACGAAAAGATTTATTAGATTAGTGGGTATTGGGTAACATTATTCAAGGCAGGTTTGCCTATCACTACCAGGGCCCTCTTTGAGTTCCACTACAGGATATCCTAGGCTTTACAGTTTATACTCCTCTGAAAATAATAAcctttcaaattttgttttttccctgTCAGATCAAACCATggagaaacaagctgaaaatcTGAGGAATATCTCTAGCAAGTATGAGCACGATAAGAAGTACTGGGCAGCGGCAATCAATGAGttacatgaaaaaataaaggtaaGGGTCAGACATGCTATTAAAGATCACattttatttaatcattctATAAATACTCTTAATTGTAAGGGTCAGAAATGCTATTAAAGATCACGTGTCAAAATCATTCTATATATTCTCTTAATTTTTACTTCATTTCAAGTTTCTGTTAAGAACCTTCACAAATGATTTGTTTGGCAGGTGATGAAAGCAGAGCATTCTCAGCTTTCTTTTGAAGCTCATGATTGTGCCGATTCCATTCCTGAGTTGAATAAAATGGTTTTTGCAGTTCGGGAGCTGGGTATGTTTAAGTTAAAACACCCCCTTTTCTGCAATAAAAAACTTGATTGCTTGAGTTAGATTTAATATTGTAAGTTGGTATCTTGACATTTCGACTCATTGAATCACTCTGCAGTTAAACAGTGTGAAGATCTCAAAGTGAAGTACAATGAAGAGCAAGCTAAGAGGAGGAAGCTCTTTAATGAAGTTCAGGATGCTAAAGGTATGTTTCACTTCTATGAACCAATTATGAGTGTGTTACAATTTTTGTCAAGATTTTTAACCCAGCAACTTATATGTGTTTCATATCAGGTAATATCAGGGTTTTCTGTCGCTGTCGTCCATTGAGTAAGGGCGAGATATCAGCAGGTTGTACAACAGTTGTAGACTTTGATGCAGCAAAGGAAGGAAGTCTTGGAATTTTAACTGGTGGTACCACAAAAAAGTCTTTCAAATTTGACCGAGTTTACACACCAAAAGATGATCAAggtaatatatacatatttcgGTCTTTTGGTTGATACACTaacaatattttgattttgttaaatgtttattattatttttttgtttcacaGTTGAGGTGTTTTCGGACGCTTCACCAATGGTGATATCAGTGCTAGACGGCTACAACGTTTGTATATTTGCTTATGGGCAAACAGGGACAGGGAAGACATTTACAATGGAGGGTACTGAGCAAAGCAGAGGAGTAAATTATAGGACTCTTGAGCACTTGTTTAACATTGCCAAGGAAAGGAGTGAAACTTTTACATACAACATATCTGTTAGTGTTCTTGAAGTTTACAATGAGCAAATTAGAGATTTGTTGGCAACATCTCCAACATCAAAAAAGTAAGATTGCCGCTGCTTTCTTTAAATGCATACCTGTAAGAAAACTCAGCCAAGCTAGTCAAGCTTTGGAAGCATACTAGACTTGCTGGTTTGAACTCATCAAGTAATTCACTTGACTAGGCTGGGATAAATATTAATAGAACAAAAGGCTTAGTCAACACTTTTCTTTTGGTATCAGGTTGGAGATAAAGCAAGCTTCTGAAGGGTCTCACCATGTTCCAGGAATTGTTGAAGCCAAAGTTGATAACATTAAGGATGTTTGGAGTGTACTGCAAGCTGGAAGTAATGCCAGAGCTGTTGGAAGTAATAATGTGAATGAGCATAGCAGTCGATCTCACTGGTAAcaagctccttttttttttttttttaatttataattgtgTATGACCACAgaaatctttgtttttattttgtatatgttCTTTTCATTAATGATTGACCCTTTTTTCCAGCATGCTTTGTATAATGGTAAGAGCAAAGAACTTGGTGAATGGCGAGTGCACCAAGAGCAAGCTTTGGCTTGTAGATTTGGCCGGCAGTGAGAGGCTTGCAAAAACTGATGTGCAAGGGGAACGCCTGAAGGAAgcacaaaatataaatagatcGCTTTCAGCTCTTGGAGATGTTATATCTGCTTTGGCAACTAAAAGTAGTCACATTCCATACAGGTATACATTACATCTTGCTTGCCTTTATGTTGTTTCTCCATCATAATTCAAATGTGATTCTAACAATGTTAGTTTTTTGGTTTCAGGAACTCCAAATTGACACATTTACTTCAAGACTCATTAGGTATTTAAGTCAGTTTGGTTATGAATGAGTATGAGTGTGTgtgtacaaatttttttttcttatgttcaTGCTGATTGGTATCAGACAGTGGATATGAACATAATCAAAAGATTTTGACCTTGCTGGATTTTGTTGCTTCTTTTACATgtagttatttatatatgtgtgttggCAGGGGGGGATTCCAAAACTTTGATGTTTGTACAAATTAGTCCTTCAGACCAGGATGTGGGTGAGACTTTGagttctttaaattttgcaTCACGGGTTCGAGGAATTGAGTTGGGACCTGTCAGGAAGCAGATTGATACAAGTGAGCTTCAAAAGGTTAAAGCAATGGTAGGTCTTTTTCGTTCAGtttacatttttataatttttttaacacacaaGCAAGTTTTacgtttgaattttgaatttctttatttattttcataaagcTTGAAAAAGCAAGGCAGGAATCCAAATCTAAAGATGAAACTTTAAGGAAACTAGAAGAGAACTTCCAGAACCTGGAGAGCAAGGCTAAAGGCAAAGATCagttttacaaaaatttacaagagAAGATTAAAGAACTTGAAGGCCAAATTGAGTTGAAGACAGCCGTGCACAGCCAGTCTGAGAAGCAAGTCTCACAACTATCTGAGAGACTGAAGGGGAGGGAAGAAATCTGCAGTAATCTCCAGCAAAAGGTTGCTTTCCCCTTGAATTTGAAATTGCTAGCTTCCTGTTTGTTtatttctaatttgaaattaaattctCTCCTTAGGTCAAAGAACTAGAGATTAAGCTTGTAGAGCAACAGCAGTTAGAATCTGCATCTTTCCAACAGAAGGTTTGTGTATTTAACTTTATAATCTCTATTTTTCAAACGGAAATTAATTTAGGAGGTgataatttttactttattattgtATCTTGAGGAAGAAGTATACTTCTAATATGCATTGTTGGTGACCTAATGATGGGATCTTCAATTTTCTAGAGCTGTGTTACTTCAACCAATTATGCTGATGTCAAAAGAAAAGCTAAAATGGTTAATCATTGTTTTACTTCAAGCAGGTTAAGGAACTTGAAAACAAGCTTAAAAAGCAATTGCAGGAGTCTGAGTCTCATACTGTCATCCTTCAACATAAGGTTGTCAAAAACTCAGTGGTGTTAGTTTATATGTTAATGAGCTAATAGGAAGTCAAAATTAAAGATGTCGTTTGCTTGTTTACTTCTTTTTCAGGTTAATGAGCTGGAGAGAAAACTGAGAGAGCAGGAACAGAATTCAGAGTGTGTCTTACTTCACCAAAAGGTCCTTTTTCTCCTCTTTACTTATAAAATAGGAATACTGTGATGGATATTGGATAATCTCACTTCACAGttaattatgaaatattttttacattcttgAAGAAATCATTGTGttacaatttttattgttgCCTGTAGAGCCTGAAATGATCATGTGCTGTTCAAGTTCATAGTTCCACCAAATAAGcatattatattatcaaaatgtTCAAGGGGTCCAATAGCCTCCATGGCTAAAAATCTCTAgcctttttagaaaaaaaaattatgaaaaaaaaattggaactggatatttttaatggaattttCAGG
It encodes:
- the LOC142623624 gene encoding kinesin-like protein KIN-14R isoform X1, with the protein product MEEIQFKTCQDSETLVPDSSVCDSEKEERLNQEKEGSGGDESFVDSMLCDSGSRLIATGFTRSNFTEECVMFVNAGSEAPNEVDSSMKILGDTYYDGGHGLRTNEPITEAGDCPFIYQSARLGNFCYRFTDLPPGDYFIDLHFAEIINTNGPKGMRVFNVYIQEEKVLSDFDIFSVVGANKPLQLVNLRVLMKEDGVIVIRFEGVNGSPVVSGICIRKAPKLSVPRVTHEYLTCNNCAAEIEVPSAQKKVMQAKSTIKYEKKIEELTEQCQRKTKECYEAWMSLTTANEQLDQVRMELDNVTFKTLTLDQTMEKQAENLRNISSKYEHDKKYWAAAINELHEKIKVMKAEHSQLSFEAHDCADSIPELNKMVFAVRELVKQCEDLKVKYNEEQAKRRKLFNEVQDAKGNIRVFCRCRPLSKGEISAGCTTVVDFDAAKEGSLGILTGGTTKKSFKFDRVYTPKDDQVEVFSDASPMVISVLDGYNVCIFAYGQTGTGKTFTMEGTEQSRGVNYRTLEHLFNIAKERSETFTYNISVSVLEVYNEQIRDLLATSPTSKKLEIKQASEGSHHVPGIVEAKVDNIKDVWSVLQAGSNARAVGSNNVNEHSSRSHCMLCIMVRAKNLVNGECTKSKLWLVDLAGSERLAKTDVQGERLKEAQNINRSLSALGDVISALATKSSHIPYRNSKLTHLLQDSLGGDSKTLMFVQISPSDQDVGETLSSLNFASRVRGIELGPVRKQIDTSELQKVKAMLEKARQESKSKDETLRKLEENFQNLESKAKGKDQFYKNLQEKIKELEGQIELKTAVHSQSEKQVSQLSERLKGREEICSNLQQKVKELEIKLVEQQQLESASFQQKQVKELENKLKKQLQESESHTVILQHKVNELERKLREQEQNSECVLLHQKIKELEDKLRVKEQQWQHTHDYSDAVRATPIEVKTFVREEYMNEIEPHILRSSNSVNRPMSQGSSLLRGIEPLHETRRKRESRSSDIENNFIVPSSLNDRKISRKSDPPKIARVVRTTKLAATAAQGPLTHKRTGRDPIQGIKERDNKKKIWSR
- the LOC142623624 gene encoding kinesin-like protein KIN-14R isoform X2; the protein is MEEIQFKTCQDSETLVPDSSVCDSEKEERLNQEKEGSGGDESFVDSMLCDSGSRLIATGFTRSNFTEECVMFVNAGSEAPNEVDSSMKILGDTYYDGGHGLRTNEPITEAGDCPFIYQSARLGNFCYRFTDLPPGDYFIDLHFAEIINTNGPKGMRVFNVYIQEEKVLSDFDIFSVVGANKPLQLVNLRVLMKEDGVIVIRFEGVNGSPVVSGICIRKAPKLSVPRVTHEYLTCNNCAAEIEVPSAQKKVMQAKSTIKYEKKIEELTEQCQRKTKECYEAWMSLTTANEQLDQVRMELDNVTFKTLTLDQTMEKQAENLRNISSKYEHDKKYWAAAINELHEKIKVMKAEHSQLSFEAHDCADSIPELNKMVFAVRELVKQCEDLKVKYNEEQAKRRKLFNEVQDAKGNIRVFCRCRPLSKGEISAGCTTVVDFDAAKEGSLGILTGGTTKKSFKFDRVYTPKDDQVEVFSDASPMVISVLDGYNVCIFAYGQTGTGKTFTMEGTEQSRGVNYRTLEHLFNIAKERSETFTYNISVSVLEVYNEQIRDLLATSPTSKKLEIKQASEGSHHVPGIVEAKVDNIKDVWSVLQAGSNARAVGSNNVNEHSSRSHCMLCIMVRAKNLVNGECTKSKLWLVDLAGSERLAKTDVQGERLKEAQNINRSLSALGDVISALATKSSHIPYRNSKLTHLLQDSLGGDSKTLMFVQISPSDQDVGETLSSLNFASRVRGIELGPVRKQIDTSELQKVKAMLEKARQESKSKDETLRKLEENFQNLESKAKGKDQFYKNLQEKIKELEGQIELKTAVHSQSEKQVSQLSERLKGREEICSNLQQKVKELEIKLVEQQQLESASFQQKVKELENKLKKQLQESESHTVILQHKVNELERKLREQEQNSECVLLHQKIKELEDKLRVKEQQWQHTHDYSDAVRATPIEVKTFVREEYMNEIEPHILRSSNSVNRPMSQGSSLLRGIEPLHETRRKRESRSSDIENNFIVPSSLNDRKISRKSDPPKIARVVRTTKLAATAAQGPLTHKRTGRDPIQGIKERDNKKKIWSR